From Phalacrocorax carbo chromosome 25, bPhaCar2.1, whole genome shotgun sequence:
CGGCGGGCAGGTAcgggccgggggcgggaggggggcgggccggggccgggccggagGCACTGACGCCCCGTCTCCGCAGCCGGACGACCGCGGCCTCATCGGCGATGTGCCGGTGCTGCGCGTGACCCGGCGGGGCCCCGAGGCCGTCCACTTCGTGCAGGCGGCGCTGGAGCCGGGCGCCGAGGTGCTGCTGTCGCTGGACTGGGAGCGTCGCTTCGACCACATGCAGCAGCATTCAGGTCCGTGCCCCGCCCGGGCCGAGGGCGGCCGGTAACGCTCGCTGCAGGGGCGGGTAGCTGTGCCGCCAGCCCCTCCCGGGGCGGCTTCCCTGGCTTCACCCGGGCCCTGGGCCGGGGGACGGTCCGTGCCCAGCTTGTCCCCACCCTGGtcaggggagggggcggcccgACAGCTCCGCACTCACAGTCCATCCCCAGGGGCGGTGGGGAAGGCAGGCATCTCTCCTGCAGGCTCTCCCTGGCTTGGAAACAAACCCACTGCAAAAAGGTTTGGAGGGAAAAGTTAGACCTGGTTCGAAGCCTTCAGGGTGCGCCATGGTGCCCTCAGGGTCCCAAGGCCCACGAGGCGATGGTGACTCTTCTGTCGGCTCCTAAGCAGCAGCATAAGCCCTGCAGCGCCAAGCACGTGCCTGGGCATTTGCAAATGTCATGGGGAATGTTGGCAGAAAAAAGACAGCCTGACTGAAAATCTCTTTTCCAGTGTCCAGTGGCACTCAAAGCTGTTGCTTGCACATTTCTTCCAGGACAGCACCTCATCACTGCCATCGCAGAACAGATGTTTGGATTCAAGACAACTTCATGGTGAGCAGGCTCCTTTTGACCCCAGTCTTACCTTGTTTGGCATGTGCCACCGTCCTGGGCCGCAAGGAGCTGGATGTTGATAAATCAAAAGCATTTTGCCCTTGGACATTTTAGTCGAGCTCAAAGGGCCTGGGAGAGGTGACTGAACCGGAAAGAGCTCTGCAAAGTATTTGCTCTGTCTTGTCCTCCAAGTGTTTGGTATGCATCTGGTCCTCTAAGtaacagggagaggagagaagtaTGTTTCGTTTCAGTCACCACATTCCCAGCGGTGGGATGACAGTGCTGTACAGAGGCATCTTCCAGCTGGTCTTGTCTATAGCAGCAGATGTTCTTCACTggtgcagggagctgggccgTCAGCGAAGTGTCATTGAGCTGGACACCCCCTCCATGACAGCAGAGCAAACAGAGGCCCTGGAAAGGAGTGTGAATGAGAAAATCCGGGAGAGGGTACCTGTGATCGTGAGGGAACTGGCTGCAGATGACCCTGAAATTGAAACGGTGGGTGGTGGGGAGAGAACTGATGGTATCTGTGGGACCAAAATAACTGTGGCATGGATGTCACCTTGTTTGCCATTGTCTGCCCCTTGCTAGGTGAGAAGCCGTGGTTTGCCCGATGACCACGTGGGGCCAGTGCGAGTTGTTGACATCGAAGGCGTAGACTCCAACATGTGCTGTGGGACTCATGTCTCCAACCTGAGTGACTTGCaggtggggggctgcagctgagcCACCTTTGGGAGCCTCGCTCCACCTATTCAGACCTAGCACAGCAGACATCCCTGAGGTCTGTGGTCTGCTGGAAATTTTCCTGATGGTAAAGGAGGTGGCGGCAGCCCCGTCCTGGGTGAGCCCCAACAGGGCTGCGCACAGATCGGCGGTCTTTGCCCCGTCAGTCAGGCTCCTTTCTTTGTAGCAGAACTCGGCCCTTGTCTGTAGCAATGATGGTTTCTGAACCGCCGACACCTCTGTGGAGGGCACGTGGTGTATTGCCAGGCTGGCGGTGCGTTACTGGGTTGCTTGCCATTTGTTCCCTCTGGTTAAAGCTCTGATATTTTTGAGTGTCATGAATGAGAAATCCTCTGTGCGGGGAGGTGGAGACGGAATTCTAGAGCTGCCTTTAAgtgtttctgtcttttcagtcaTTTGCTGGAGTCTGGATCCCAGCAGAGGCATCCAGATGCACTGCAGAGTGCAGCCCGCGACTAGTAAATTGTATTAATTCCACTGTATCaccattctctttttttttttttttttttgtatgttgaGGTTATGACTGATTTTAATCCGTTTATTTTCACTGGCAGAGAGCCAATATTCACAACAAGGTATGGTCTAGTAGGAACTGACCACCTGTGTGAGTATAAGCAAAGTATTGTTCTTTTCTGACCatggtgattttctttttaaggttaTTAAACTCCTTGGCACcgaaaaagggaaaaagaacaaaaccaacttGATTTTCCTGGCAGGAAACAGAGTGCTGAAGTCAATTGAACAAAGTCACAGTACTGAGAAGGCTCTGACCTCACTGCTCAAGTAATACCCTTTCCACTTTGATTATTTCGTCTTTACTGTTCCTTCTGACAAATACCACATAAACCTCAGGGTACATCTACGCAGTGCTTTTTATGATGTTACCTGCTTTTGCCCCTTTAAGAAATCCTTTCTTTGTGCTTCAGAGTAGCATTCCAAATTCTCCTTGTTCTTTCAGAAATGGACCAGGTGAGCACGTAGAGGCTGTAAAGAGACTGCAGAGTTCTGTGAAACTGCTTCAGAAGGTATGAGGATTGCTGAGAAAAGCAGATTGTGGCTGCTTCCTGTGGGCCTGAGCTTTAGTCATGATAACTGGGAACTGAATTGTAGAGGACAGCTTTTGTGGATATTATGAAAACTGCTCCCACCTCTGGGAACGCCGCTTAGTGCTCACGCGGATTTCTCCGCCTGCAGTacagtttatttgcttttttttcagaataacttGAACCTGCTTAGAGACATCGCTGTTTTGATAGCCCGGGACTTCAAGAGCAAACCTGTTCAAAGTCAGCTGTTTGTATTGCACAGGTATGGGGGAGCTCAGGGGAAAGGGTAGAATGGTATCTTACATGTTTTATGGCAGTTGCATCTCTCTCATGCCTATTGAGGCTTGTTCCTCAAGGAAGAATGTAAACAAAGTGAATAGAATATTAATCTGCGTCAGCCTGCTGGAAGGTTGTGTAATTCAGGGAATGTGTTAGAAATTCAGTCACTGGATTCTTCTGGTTTTATAGCTGAGAAATAGCTGTGTCTATCTGATTTCTCTCTGCCCTCGgtattttcaaataattccTAATATGTCCACGGGAATGCACAATGAGGATTTAGATATACAGAAAAACCTAATCTCCATCCTAACGGCAGGAGGCCAAAACCCCAGGCCTGATCAGGCCATTGGTTTCTGACTGATATTTTGGACTCTGGAGGGGACTTTTGCtactttctgaagttttttttttttacccatcCGTACAGGAAAGAGGGTGACTCTGAATTTATGAATATCATCGCTAATGAGATTGGGACAGAGGTGAGTCACTGATGAAGACTAACCTGACAGCACTGGCTCTTTCATTCAAGGTGTAGCACAGGCAAGGCCGGGCTTCTGTTTGTACCATAGTCACAAGGTACGGGtctgtttcctttcaaaagttACATGACGTTCTTGTCCCCAGCAGCCTCAGTCTGCAGGGGAATCCTCAACAGTCAAGAAGTACAACAGTGAAAACTCAGAGCACTGTAGATGAGCCTGTCCCCCAAAGAGCTGTAGGGAACCTCATCAGCTGTTTTAATAGAAGAGAACAGGCTATTTCAGTCGGAAGGGACTTAGAActatcatctagtccaactgccaaccaTAGCCTTTTAACTTAGGGTACCCCAGTACCCATTGCGTCCCCCCGCAACATATGGTTGAGCATAAAAGGTTCAAAAGCCCCTCTCCCTTTTACTTTCTTCAAACTGAGCCTCTGTCTCAGTAACGCAGACAAACTCCTGAATTGCTGGCATGCTTGGATGGGTCCTGTGGCCGGTGTCTCTGTCCTCTTCCCAGACAAGGAGGGCATTGGTTATTCTGGAGCAAGATCCACCTCTCTGTCCACAGGAAACCCTGCTGTTCCTGACTGTGGGAGATGAAAAAGAAGCAGGACTCTTTCTTCTAGCTGGACCTGTTGAAGCCGTGGAGAATTTAGGTCCCAGGTAACACGTTCTATGGTTTCTTTAAAGCTCGTAAGAATTGTGATGTTGCAGACTAAGCAGTATCATCAGGGCACAGATCCTTGTTTCCTCTCTGGAGCTGGTTAGGCCAGGCCACGCACTTCTCTGCAGGTGAGCGGCCTTCAGCCTGTACTGTTGTTACTGTAgggtggcagagctgctgggcggCAAAGGAGCTGGGAAGCGAGGCCGCTTTCAGGGCAAGGCAACCAAGATGAGTCGGCGAGGAGAAGTGCAAGCTCTGCTCCAGGAATTCATCAGCCATCAAAGCCCTGAAGCATAAGAAGCAATTCTCAAAGTAGGGCCGTCTTCCCTGCTTTGCCTAAGCTCTACCAACTTCTCTCCCAGAGAATAAAGACACCAGCACAACAGCTGGTGTGCAGATGCTCTGTGTGAGCTGATTTGGTGCGCCTGGAAAACTGGGGGAGGGGATCTGCCATCAACGCTTTGCTGCAAGGGTTCTTTCACTTCCCCAGACAAATGGTTCACATTTTTAAGGGATTAAAAGTAGTCACTATTTAACCATTTTGTAGGCTCCTTAAAACCAAGAGAGTGGCCCCCCTCTTTGCGGTACCTTGTGGCTTTTTACTTTGTACCAATTGCTGAGGAGTAGTTCCTGTGTgagcatatttatttataataagcTGGATGCATTTTAGAAAATCAGGATACTGGtaagaagcagagggtttgagTATGATATTTACCAACAAGTgcagagaaaattaatgaaGCTTTTGCTGCTAAATTTTGTAGGGAGAAGAAGGAATGAAATGTGGCAGGAACGGGAGGGATGCTTAGATCTGTAAATCCCCTTAAAAGACCAAACTAAGCTGGTCACCAGTTACAGCTGCCTGAGATAGAACTGGGAGGCAAGGAGACAAGGTGCTGTCGTCAAGCTTGTGAGCAAGGAAAGGAGGGGCACCAAAGGACAAGTGTCCATgagctcttttttaaaaaaaaaaaaaagatgcgCCAGAAATCACTCACCTTCGTGTATCAGCCCTGTCCCTTGGGGTGCAGTTGTTACCGCTCCATTTTTGAACATCAGGCATTTCTCTGGCTAATGCGGtcaggcagagctgctccctgtTGCAATCTCAGCTGCAGAAACTAAAGGGCGCTGTGGAGCCACGGTGTGAAAAAGCCCGACAGGTGATTTaggaattttttcccccttcttgcTAGAAATGGCACGACAGGTTTGTCCAGATGTTGGTAATAAACAGAGAAATAGAAGAAACGAAACCTCTGTCCTAAGGAGGTTTATCTATCGTGAACGGAGAGGctagcagcagccccagcccgcaGGGTTTCTGCGCACGGCTAATGCAGGTGCCGTTCAGCCCCGCGGGGGCCCTtggtgagcagcagcaggcgCAGGGTCACGGCACCAGCAGCCCTTGTCCCCGCCACGCTTGGCAGGGTCCCAGAGAGGGGCCTTTGCCGCCACCTCCGTGGGGTCCGGCTGCCCCATCCCGCTGCTTCCCGGTCAGGATAACCGCTGGGCCaagcctgctgctccccagctggagGAagcgggcgggggggagggTCCTGATCTAGGTAAGCATTCTGCAGAGAATTAGGGCCACAGCTGAGCTCGAGCCTGAGTGAGATTTACAGCAAACTTCGCCGTGGAAAGCGTTTTAGCGTGGATGGGTTTTAGCGTGGGGTTCTGCTGACGTGCGGTTTGGTCAGAAGGAAGGTGTTCTCTCGCCTGACGGTCTCGGCGTGCCGGTGGCAGCAGGGCTCCCATcagagggctggggaaggctgcAAAGCCTGCACGCTCTGCCACCGCGTGCAGTAAAGGCCCATCCAAGCCGCAGCCAGATAACAGACGTTACCACAGCTCTGCTGGATGCCATCTCCCAAAGGCATTGCAAGGcctgggcaggggaggtggCATTTCTCAGgcatgctgcagcagagaaCACTGCTGATGCTTATAGATAGGTATGAGAAATGTTGCAGAACTGGTGTTTTGGGGGAGATCTGCACATGCACGCGTACAGTCTGGCAGGAAGAAAGTAGTTGTACCTTCGTATCTATTTTAAACTATCTCTGACAGAGGATGTTTACTAACTGAGTTAATTGGCAGGCTGTACAGCTTTGAAGTCAGCAGGGCAAGCCTGCAGCCGGCTTCCTGCTAACGAGCGTGGCGCCGAGGCAGGAGGGCCGGGACGCGCCTGCCGGGAGAGCCGAGCCGCCGGCAGCGAAGCAGCTCGACCCCGCGTTGGTGCAGCCGCTTCCTGCACCCCAGTGTCTGGGCGAGCGGTGCTTGAGGGCTCAGCCAGCGCCGACCACCAGGCCCCTACCCGCAACAGCGCCAGCAGCCGAACGGCAGCTCTGTCCCCGCAGCCTGGGggctcagcacagccccagccaagCCGGTCGGTCCCAAAGCTGTGCTTGGTTCAGGAGGCAGCGAGGTGACGCGAGTGTGTCCCTGTTCCTGGCACAAGGTGCACCCAGAAACCTTGGATAAACAGTGCAAAAAACCAGTTTGCGtcatccccccctccccgccccactGTGCGGGCTGCGTCTGGCTGCACCCGGGGGTGAAAGGCAATGAGGACCGGGGGACCCTGGCGCTGCCTTTCCGGTGGTCTGGCCGTGCCTTGCAGGTGATGGTAGGAGCAGCACCCCAGGAGAGTCGTCCTCCAACACCAAC
This genomic window contains:
- the AARSD1 gene encoding alanyl-tRNA editing protein Aarsd1 isoform X2: MVFQCQRDSWARQFATRVVSCRAAELQPEGGGEPVRGFQVVLEDTILFPEGGGQPDDRGLIGDVPVLRVTRRGPEAVHFVQAALEPGAEVLLSLDWERRFDHMQQHSGQHLITAIAEQMFGFKTTSWELGRQRSVIELDTPSMTAEQTEALERSVNEKIRERVPVIVRELAADDPEIETVIKLLGTEKGKKNKTNLIFLAGNRVLKSIEQSHSTEKALTSLLKNGPGEHVEAVKRLQSSVKLLQKNNLNLLRDIAVLIARDFKSKPVQSQLFVLHRKEGDSEFMNIIANEIGTEETLLFLTVGDEKEAGLFLLAGPVEAVENLGPRVAELLGGKGAGKRGRFQGKATKMSRRGEVQALLQEFISHQSPEA
- the AARSD1 gene encoding alanyl-tRNA editing protein Aarsd1 isoform X1, whose translation is MVFQCQRDSWARQFATRVVSCRAAELQPEGGGEPVRGFQVVLEDTILFPEGGGQPDDRGLIGDVPVLRVTRRGPEAVHFVQAALEPGAEVLLSLDWERRFDHMQQHSGQHLITAIAEQMFGFKTTSWELGRQRSVIELDTPSMTAEQTEALERSVNEKIRERVPVIVRELAADDPEIETVRSRGLPDDHVGPVRVVDIEGVDSNMCCGTHVSNLSDLQVIKLLGTEKGKKNKTNLIFLAGNRVLKSIEQSHSTEKALTSLLKNGPGEHVEAVKRLQSSVKLLQKNNLNLLRDIAVLIARDFKSKPVQSQLFVLHRKEGDSEFMNIIANEIGTEETLLFLTVGDEKEAGLFLLAGPVEAVENLGPRVAELLGGKGAGKRGRFQGKATKMSRRGEVQALLQEFISHQSPEA